In the genome of Burkholderia sp. PAMC 26561, the window CTCAGCACGCGTGATACGCAACTGGGACGCGGCGAGCCTATCGAAGATGCGGCGCAGGTCGTCTCACGCATGGTCGACATCATCATGATCCGCACGTTCGGCCAGCACATCATCGAGCGCTTCGCCGAAAACTCGCGCGTGCCGGTGATCAACGGGCTGACGAACGAGTATCACCCGTGCCAGGTTCTCGCTGATGTGTTCACGTACTACGAATTGCGTGGCCCTATCGCGGGAAAAACCGTGGCCTGGGTTGGCGACGCCAACAACATGCTGTACACGTGGATCGAGGCCGCGCAGATCCTCGGCTTCAAGTTACGCCTGTCCACCCCGCCCGGCTATTCGCTCGATCCGACCTTGGTGGCGCCGGAAAGCGCGCCGTTCTATGAAGAGTTCGCTGATCCGAACGACGCCTGCACCGGCGCCGATCTGGTCACCACGGACGTCTGGACCAGCATGGGTTTTGAAGCCGAGAACGAAGTGCGCAAGAAGGCGTTCGCCGACTGGTGCGTCGATGCAGACATGATGTCGCGCGCGAATCCGGACGCGCTCTTCATGCATTGCCTGCCGGCCCATCGCGGGGAAGAAGTGAGCGCCGAAGTGATCGACGGTCCGCAAAGCGTGGTCTGGGACGAAGCCGAAAACCGTCTGCACGTTCAAAAGGCGTTGATGGAGTATCTGCTGCTCGGCAAACTCAATCATTGAAACGCCGCATCGTCCCGAAAATGCGGAATGACCGCCATTTAGTGTCAAAATAGCGGTTTTCCGCGCGCTGAAA includes:
- the argF gene encoding ornithine carbamoyltransferase gives rise to the protein MTEKKIRHYLQFKDFSLDDYDYVLERARILKRKFKSYETYHPLHDRTLAMIFEKNSTRTRLSFEAGIFQLGGHAVFLSTRDTQLGRGEPIEDAAQVVSRMVDIIMIRTFGQHIIERFAENSRVPVINGLTNEYHPCQVLADVFTYYELRGPIAGKTVAWVGDANNMLYTWIEAAQILGFKLRLSTPPGYSLDPTLVAPESAPFYEEFADPNDACTGADLVTTDVWTSMGFEAENEVRKKAFADWCVDADMMSRANPDALFMHCLPAHRGEEVSAEVIDGPQSVVWDEAENRLHVQKALMEYLLLGKLNH